One Pseudomonas brassicacearum genomic region harbors:
- a CDS encoding sigma-54-dependent Fis family transcriptional regulator: MLSAHSRAHVDCVSRVVKNAGRLPQLPVPDLILDSWRRSMEQHHLDPGSLQGPRILSEDVLKQCRERSELFLNIASEEVARLHGRVRDADYCVLLTDAQGQTIDYRVETAIRNDCRKAGLYLGTCWSEGEEGTCGVAAVLTAKAPVTVHKRDHFRAAFIGLTCSAAPVFDPQGELLGVLDVSAVRSPDDRRSQHLIRQMVVQSAREIEQAFFMSSAQGYWVLRAHRNAGYVDSQPDFLFAWDDDGCLQALNPAARQYLLQHYGQLPQHISQVFDQQQLHRARDESLYPLDHALHGRLSAPRHRATPRARAAMSPSDIDPRLADSLRLAVRVKDRNLPVLIQGETGSGKEVFARQLHQASQRRERPFVALNCAAIPESLIESELFGYVAGAFTGASAKGMQGLLQQADGGTLFLDEIGDMPLALQTRLLRVLAEGEVAPLGASRRKAVDIQVICATHRDLETLVSAGEFREDLYFRLGGARFQLPPLRERTDRLALINGILAEESTLCGDVVQLSSVALECLLGYHWPGNVRQLRHVLRYACAVCEASVIQLSHLPESLHSTDAAHSPEPSASPERQALLDALVRHRWKPTAAARALGISRATLYRRVHQHGIEMPGRRPA; encoded by the coding sequence ATGCTTTCCGCACACTCCCGGGCGCACGTGGATTGCGTCAGCCGCGTGGTGAAAAACGCGGGCCGACTGCCACAACTGCCCGTCCCGGACCTGATCCTCGACTCCTGGCGTCGCTCCATGGAGCAACATCACCTGGACCCCGGCTCATTGCAGGGCCCGCGCATCCTCTCCGAGGACGTGCTCAAGCAATGCCGCGAGCGCTCCGAGCTGTTCCTCAATATCGCCAGCGAAGAAGTGGCACGCCTGCATGGCCGGGTGCGCGACGCCGATTACTGTGTGCTGCTGACCGACGCCCAGGGCCAGACCATCGACTACCGGGTGGAAACCGCGATCCGTAATGACTGCCGCAAGGCCGGGCTGTATCTGGGCACCTGTTGGTCGGAGGGCGAAGAAGGCACGTGCGGCGTGGCGGCGGTGCTCACGGCCAAGGCCCCGGTGACGGTGCACAAGCGTGATCACTTCCGGGCCGCCTTCATCGGCCTGACCTGCTCCGCCGCGCCGGTCTTCGACCCGCAAGGTGAATTGCTCGGCGTGCTGGATGTGTCGGCGGTGCGCTCGCCGGATGATCGGCGCTCGCAGCACCTGATCCGGCAAATGGTGGTGCAGAGCGCCCGGGAAATCGAACAGGCGTTCTTCATGAGCAGCGCCCAGGGCTACTGGGTCCTGCGGGCTCACCGCAACGCCGGCTACGTCGACAGCCAGCCCGACTTCCTGTTCGCCTGGGACGACGATGGCTGCCTACAAGCCCTGAACCCCGCCGCTCGCCAATACCTGCTGCAGCATTACGGGCAGCTACCGCAACACATCAGCCAGGTCTTCGACCAGCAACAACTGCACCGCGCCCGTGACGAAAGCCTCTACCCGCTCGATCACGCCTTGCATGGCCGCTTGAGCGCGCCTCGCCATCGGGCCACTCCGCGCGCCCGGGCTGCAATGAGCCCGTCCGACATCGATCCGCGCCTGGCCGACAGCCTGCGCCTGGCGGTGCGGGTCAAGGACCGTAACCTGCCGGTGCTGATCCAGGGTGAAACCGGCTCCGGCAAGGAAGTCTTCGCCCGTCAACTGCACCAGGCCAGCCAGCGTCGTGAGCGGCCTTTTGTGGCGTTGAACTGCGCGGCAATCCCTGAAAGCCTGATCGAAAGCGAACTGTTCGGCTACGTCGCCGGGGCCTTCACCGGCGCCTCGGCCAAGGGCATGCAGGGCCTGTTGCAGCAGGCCGATGGCGGGACATTGTTTTTGGATGAAATCGGTGACATGCCGTTGGCCTTGCAGACTCGCTTGCTGAGGGTATTAGCCGAAGGTGAAGTGGCGCCCTTGGGTGCATCGCGCCGCAAGGCCGTGGACATCCAGGTGATCTGCGCCACCCACCGCGACCTGGAGACCCTGGTGAGCGCTGGCGAGTTTCGCGAGGATTTGTATTTTCGCCTGGGCGGCGCCCGCTTCCAGTTGCCGCCGCTGCGTGAGCGCACTGACCGGTTGGCGCTGATCAACGGTATTCTCGCCGAGGAGTCGACACTGTGCGGGGATGTGGTGCAGCTGAGCAGCGTGGCCCTGGAATGCCTGCTCGGCTATCACTGGCCAGGCAATGTCCGTCAATTGCGTCATGTGCTGCGCTACGCCTGCGCGGTGTGTGAGGCAAGCGTGATCCAGCTCAGCCATCTGCCCGAGTCATTGCACAGCACCGACGCTGCTCACTCGCCGGAACCGAGCGCCAGCCCGGAGCGCCAGGCACTGCTCGACGCCCTGGTGCGCCATCGCTGGAAGCCCACCGCCGCGGCCCGGGCCCTGGGTATTTCCCGGGCGACCCTGTATCGACGGGTGCACCAGCATGGCATCGAGATGCCGGGCCGGCGCCCGGCGTGA
- a CDS encoding ATP-NAD kinase family protein yields the protein MSRRPLTVGIIANPASGRDVRRLTANAGLFSSTDKVSVIQRLLAAFGATGIEQVLMPTDMIGMAAAVLKNSHSRQARSSHWPALEFLDLTLRQTVEDTRRAARLMAEREVALIAVLGGDGTHKAVAAEVGDIPLLTLSTGTNNAFPELREATSAGLAGGLYASGRIPAQIGLRRNKRLLVCDAARGLREVALVDVAVSPLRFVGARAISRAADLAEVFVTFAEPQSIGLSALCGLWFPVSRQAPGGAWMRLDPQSPEALLVPLAPGLLQGCGVLAAGPLEPGIAHSLSLSSGTLALDGEREIEFNPQDRPTVTLDANGPLTIDVNAVLAYTAQHRLLAIGREHPQHPLNLQDSLQDTPGE from the coding sequence ATGAGCCGCCGACCATTGACCGTGGGCATCATCGCCAACCCCGCGTCGGGCCGTGACGTGCGGCGCCTGACCGCCAATGCCGGGTTGTTTTCCAGCACCGACAAGGTCTCGGTGATCCAACGGCTGCTGGCCGCCTTCGGTGCCACCGGCATCGAACAGGTGCTGATGCCCACGGACATGATTGGCATGGCCGCCGCCGTGTTGAAGAACAGCCACAGTCGCCAGGCCCGCAGCAGCCACTGGCCGGCCCTGGAGTTTCTCGACCTGACCCTGCGCCAGACCGTCGAAGACACCCGCCGGGCCGCCCGGCTGATGGCCGAGCGCGAGGTGGCGTTGATCGCCGTGCTCGGCGGCGATGGCACGCACAAGGCCGTGGCCGCGGAAGTGGGCGACATCCCGTTGCTGACCCTGTCCACCGGCACCAACAACGCCTTCCCCGAACTGCGCGAGGCCACCAGTGCCGGGCTGGCCGGCGGGTTGTACGCCAGCGGCCGGATACCGGCGCAGATCGGCCTGCGTCGCAACAAGCGTTTGTTGGTCTGCGATGCTGCGCGTGGCCTGCGGGAGGTTGCCCTGGTGGATGTCGCCGTGTCACCACTGCGCTTTGTCGGCGCCCGGGCCATCAGTCGAGCGGCGGACCTGGCCGAAGTCTTCGTGACCTTCGCCGAACCGCAATCCATTGGCCTGTCGGCGCTATGCGGCCTGTGGTTCCCGGTGTCACGCCAGGCGCCCGGCGGGGCCTGGATGCGCCTGGACCCACAATCGCCCGAAGCGCTGCTGGTGCCGCTGGCCCCCGGTCTGCTGCAAGGCTGCGGCGTGCTTGCCGCCGGGCCGCTGGAGCCGGGCATCGCCCATAGCCTGTCGCTGTCCAGCGGCACCCTGGCCCTGGATGGCGAACGGGAAATCGAATTCAACCCGCAGGACCGGCCCACGGTCACCCTCGATGCCAACGGCCCGCTGACCATCGATGTCAACGCGGTGCTGGCCTACACCGCGCAACACCGTTTGCTGGCCATCGGCCGCGAACATCCGCAACACCCCCTGAACCTTCAAGACAGCCTTCAAGACACCCCTGGAGAATAA
- a CDS encoding thiamine pyrophosphate-dependent dehydrogenase E1 component subunit alpha: MSTPLTHDQLLHAYQVMRTIRAFEERLHVEFATGEIPGFVHLYAGEEASAAGVMAHLGDNDCIASNHRGHGHCIAKGVDVYGMMAEIYGKKTGVCQGKGGSMHIADFEKGMLGANGIVGAGAPLVVGAALAARMKGTDSVAVVFFGDGGSNEGAVFEAMNMASVWNLPCLFVAENNGYAEATASNWSVACDHIADRAAGFGMPGVTVDGFDFFAVHEAAGAAVERARAGEGPSLIEVKLTRYYGHFEGDAQTYRAPDEVKHFRENQDCLMQFRERTTRAGLLSAEQLDQIDKEVELLIDNAVFKAKSDPKPTAADLLTDVYVSYP, translated from the coding sequence ATGTCGACACCGCTCACCCACGATCAACTGCTGCACGCCTACCAGGTGATGCGCACCATCCGCGCCTTCGAAGAGCGCCTGCACGTGGAATTCGCCACCGGCGAGATTCCCGGTTTCGTCCACCTGTATGCCGGCGAAGAAGCCTCGGCCGCCGGGGTCATGGCTCACTTGGGCGATAACGACTGCATCGCCTCCAACCACCGTGGCCATGGCCATTGCATCGCCAAGGGCGTGGATGTCTACGGGATGATGGCCGAGATCTACGGCAAGAAAACCGGCGTCTGCCAAGGCAAGGGCGGCTCGATGCACATCGCCGACTTCGAGAAAGGTATGCTCGGCGCCAACGGCATCGTCGGTGCCGGCGCCCCCCTGGTGGTGGGGGCCGCGCTGGCGGCCCGAATGAAAGGCACCGACAGCGTCGCCGTGGTGTTCTTCGGCGACGGTGGCTCCAACGAAGGGGCGGTCTTCGAAGCCATGAACATGGCCTCGGTGTGGAACCTGCCGTGTCTGTTCGTCGCTGAAAACAATGGCTACGCCGAAGCCACCGCGTCCAATTGGTCGGTGGCCTGCGATCACATCGCCGACCGCGCCGCCGGGTTCGGCATGCCGGGGGTGACGGTGGATGGCTTTGACTTCTTTGCCGTCCATGAAGCGGCCGGGGCCGCCGTCGAGCGCGCCCGGGCCGGGGAGGGGCCGTCGCTGATCGAGGTCAAGCTGACCCGCTATTACGGCCACTTCGAGGGCGACGCCCAAACCTACCGGGCGCCGGACGAGGTCAAGCACTTTCGCGAGAACCAGGACTGCCTGATGCAGTTCCGCGAACGCACCACCCGGGCCGGGCTGCTGTCGGCCGAGCAGCTGGACCAGATCGACAAGGAAGTGGAGCTGCTGATTGACAACGCCGTGTTCAAGGCCAAGTCCGATCCCAAGCCCACGGCGGCGGACCTGCTCACCGACGTCTACGTCTCCTACCCCTGA
- a CDS encoding alpha-ketoacid dehydrogenase subunit beta codes for MARKISYQQAINEALAQEMRRDSSVFIMGEDVAGGAGAPGENDAWGGVLGVTKGLYDQFPGRVLDTPLSEIGYVGAAVGAATCGVRPVCELMFVDFAGCCLDQILNQAAKFRYMFGGKAATPLVIRTMVGAGLRAAAQHSQMLTSLWTHIPGLKVVCPSSPYDAKGLLIQAIRDNDPVIFCEHKLLYSMQGEVPEELYTIPFGEANFLRDGKDVTLVSYGRMVNTAMDAARSLAGRGIDCEVIDLRTTSPMDEDSILESVEKTGRLVVIDEANPRCSMATDISALVAQKAFGALKAPIEMVTAPHTPVPFSDALEDLYIPDAAKIEQAVLNVIEWSKR; via the coding sequence ATGGCGAGAAAAATCAGCTATCAGCAGGCAATCAACGAGGCGTTGGCCCAGGAAATGCGCCGCGACTCCAGCGTCTTCATCATGGGCGAGGACGTGGCCGGCGGTGCCGGCGCCCCCGGTGAGAACGACGCCTGGGGCGGTGTGCTCGGCGTCACCAAAGGGCTTTACGACCAATTCCCGGGGCGCGTGCTGGATACGCCGCTGTCGGAGATCGGTTACGTCGGCGCCGCCGTCGGGGCCGCCACCTGCGGCGTGCGCCCGGTGTGCGAACTGATGTTCGTCGATTTCGCCGGTTGCTGCCTGGACCAGATCCTCAACCAGGCGGCGAAGTTTCGCTACATGTTCGGCGGCAAGGCCGCCACGCCCTTGGTGATCCGCACCATGGTCGGCGCCGGCCTGCGTGCCGCCGCCCAGCATTCACAGATGCTCACCTCCCTGTGGACCCACATTCCGGGGCTGAAGGTGGTGTGCCCGTCATCGCCCTATGACGCCAAGGGCCTGCTGATCCAGGCGATCCGCGACAACGACCCGGTGATCTTCTGTGAGCACAAGTTGCTCTACAGCATGCAAGGCGAAGTGCCGGAAGAGCTCTATACCATCCCCTTCGGCGAGGCCAACTTCCTGCGCGACGGCAAGGACGTGACCCTGGTGTCGTACGGGCGCATGGTCAACACCGCGATGGACGCCGCGCGCAGCCTGGCCGGGCGCGGTATCGACTGCGAAGTCATCGACCTGCGCACCACCAGCCCGATGGACGAGGACAGCATCCTCGAAAGCGTGGAGAAGACCGGGCGCCTGGTGGTCATCGACGAGGCCAACCCACGCTGTTCCATGGCCACCGACATTTCCGCGCTGGTGGCGCAAAAGGCCTTCGGCGCGCTCAAGGCGCCGATTGAAATGGTCACCGCGCCGCACACCCCGGTGCCGTTCTCCGATGCCCTGGAAGACCTGTACATCCCTGACGCGGCGAAAATCGAGCAAGCCGTGCTCAACGTGATCGAGTGGAGCAAGCGCTGA
- a CDS encoding acetoin dehydrogenase dihydrolipoyllysine-residue acetyltransferase subunit, whose translation MSQIHTLTMPKWGLSMTEGRVDAWLKEEGQAITKGDEVMDVETDKISSSVEAPFSGILRRQIARQDETLAVGALLGIVVEGEASDAEIEAVIEQFQASFVPGDAATEDSGPKPQKVELDGRVIRYFERGEGDTPLLLVHGFGGDLNNWLFNHEALAAGRRVVALDLPGHGESGKVLQRGDLDELSGVVLALLDHLDINAVHLVGHSMGGAVSLNTARLAPQRVRSLTLIGSAGLGPEINGSYLQGFVEAANRNALKPQLVQLFSNAELVNRQMLDDMLKYKRLEGVDAALQQLSASLFADGRQQTDLREVVQAGHVPTLVVWGSDDAIIPVTHSEGLSAQVEVLPGQGHMVQMEAAEQVNRLILGFIQQH comes from the coding sequence ATGAGCCAGATTCATACCCTGACCATGCCCAAGTGGGGCCTGTCGATGACCGAGGGGCGAGTCGATGCCTGGCTCAAGGAGGAGGGCCAGGCCATCACCAAGGGCGATGAAGTGATGGACGTGGAGACCGACAAAATCTCCAGCAGCGTCGAGGCACCGTTCTCCGGGATCTTGCGTCGGCAGATCGCACGCCAGGACGAAACCCTGGCGGTCGGTGCCTTGCTGGGCATCGTCGTGGAGGGCGAGGCCAGCGACGCCGAGATCGAGGCGGTGATCGAGCAGTTCCAGGCCAGCTTCGTGCCGGGCGATGCTGCGACCGAAGACAGCGGGCCGAAACCGCAGAAAGTCGAGTTGGACGGCCGGGTGATCCGCTATTTCGAGCGCGGCGAGGGCGATACGCCGCTGTTGCTGGTGCACGGTTTCGGTGGCGACTTGAACAACTGGCTGTTCAACCACGAGGCACTGGCGGCCGGGCGCCGGGTGGTTGCCCTGGATCTGCCGGGCCATGGTGAGTCCGGCAAGGTCTTGCAACGGGGCGATTTGGATGAGTTGAGCGGCGTGGTGCTGGCCTTGCTCGATCACCTGGACATCAACGCTGTGCACCTCGTCGGGCATTCCATGGGCGGCGCCGTGTCGCTGAACACGGCACGGCTGGCGCCCCAGCGGGTGCGTTCCCTGACCTTGATCGGCAGCGCCGGCCTGGGCCCGGAGATCAACGGCAGCTACTTGCAGGGCTTCGTCGAAGCGGCCAATCGCAACGCCCTCAAGCCGCAGTTGGTGCAGCTGTTTTCCAATGCCGAGTTGGTCAACAGGCAAATGCTCGACGACATGCTCAAGTACAAGCGCCTGGAGGGCGTGGACGCCGCGTTGCAACAGCTGTCTGCGAGCTTGTTCGCCGATGGCCGCCAGCAAACCGACCTGCGCGAAGTGGTACAGGCCGGCCATGTGCCGACCCTGGTGGTCTGGGGCAGCGACGACGCCATCATTCCAGTGACCCACAGCGAAGGATTGAGCGCACAGGTCGAAGTGCTGCCCGGTCAAGGCCACATGGTGCAGATGGAAGCGGCCGAACAGGTCAACCGACTGATCCTCGGGTTCATTCAGCAGCACTGA
- a CDS encoding 2,3-butanediol dehydrogenase has product MRAAVWHGRNDIRVEDVPLPISPPAGWVQIRVQWCGICGSDLHEYVAGPVFIPVDAPHPLTGIKGQCILGHEFCGEIVELGAGVEGFSVGEPVAADACQHCGTCYYCTHGLYNICENLAFTGLMNNGAFAELVNVPANLLYKLPADFPAEAGALIEPLAVGMHAVKKAGSLLGQNVVVVGAGTIGLCTIMCAKAAGAAQVIALEMSGARKTKALEVGANHVIDPNECDALAEVRRLTGGLGADVSFECIGNKHTAKLAIDLIRKAGKCVLVGIFEEPSSFNFFELVSTEKQVLGALAYNGEFADVIAFIADGRLDISPLVTGRIQLEQIVGQGFEELVNNKEHNVKIIVSPARI; this is encoded by the coding sequence ATGCGCGCCGCCGTCTGGCATGGCCGCAACGACATCCGCGTCGAAGACGTGCCACTGCCCATATCGCCGCCGGCCGGTTGGGTGCAGATTCGCGTGCAATGGTGCGGTATTTGCGGTTCCGACCTGCATGAGTACGTGGCCGGGCCGGTGTTCATCCCGGTGGACGCACCGCACCCGCTGACCGGGATCAAGGGCCAGTGCATCCTCGGCCATGAGTTCTGCGGCGAGATCGTCGAACTGGGCGCCGGCGTGGAGGGCTTCAGCGTCGGCGAGCCGGTGGCGGCCGATGCCTGCCAGCACTGCGGCACCTGCTATTACTGCACCCACGGGTTGTACAACATCTGCGAAAACCTGGCGTTCACCGGGCTAATGAACAACGGTGCGTTCGCCGAGCTGGTCAACGTACCGGCCAATCTTCTCTACAAATTGCCCGCCGATTTCCCTGCCGAGGCCGGCGCCTTGATCGAGCCGTTGGCGGTGGGCATGCATGCGGTGAAAAAGGCCGGCAGTCTGTTGGGCCAGAACGTCGTGGTAGTGGGGGCCGGGACGATCGGCCTGTGCACAATCATGTGCGCCAAGGCCGCTGGCGCGGCCCAGGTGATCGCCCTGGAAATGTCTGGCGCACGCAAGACCAAGGCCCTGGAAGTTGGCGCCAACCATGTGATCGATCCGAACGAATGCGACGCCCTGGCCGAAGTACGGCGCCTGACCGGCGGCCTGGGCGCCGATGTCAGCTTCGAGTGCATCGGCAACAAACACACCGCCAAGCTGGCCATCGACCTGATCCGCAAGGCCGGCAAGTGCGTGTTGGTGGGGATCTTCGAGGAGCCGAGTTCATTCAACTTCTTTGAACTGGTCTCCACCGAAAAGCAGGTGCTCGGGGCGCTGGCCTACAACGGCGAGTTCGCCGACGTGATCGCCTTTATCGCCGATGGTCGTTTGGACATCTCGCCACTGGTGACCGGGCGCATCCAGCTTGAGCAGATCGTTGGGCAGGGCTTCGAGGAACTGGTCAACAACAAGGAGCACAACGTGAAAATCATCGTGTCACCCGCACGGATCTGA
- a CDS encoding DinB family protein: MNYFLAQALNNQWANHRLLNACAQLSETEYEAQRTGFFPSIQSTLCHILEVDRYYLTALEGDRDGQIKDFSEILPFAQLTQNQAKTDQRLVAFCESLRDKDLARCVELVRVDGVVHERIDRLLLHLFEHQIHHRGQVHSMLSGTGIQPPQLDEFFLDCDRTFRQKEEQQLQLNEGTVWRDYRPD; this comes from the coding sequence ATGAATTATTTCCTGGCCCAGGCCCTGAACAACCAATGGGCCAATCACAGGTTGCTCAACGCCTGCGCGCAACTGAGCGAGACCGAATATGAGGCTCAACGCACGGGTTTCTTTCCGTCCATACAAAGCACGCTCTGTCATATCCTGGAAGTGGATCGTTACTACCTCACCGCCCTCGAAGGCGATCGTGACGGCCAGATAAAGGATTTTTCCGAAATCCTGCCCTTTGCCCAACTCACGCAAAACCAGGCCAAAACCGACCAGCGTCTTGTGGCCTTCTGCGAATCACTGCGAGATAAAGACCTCGCCCGCTGCGTAGAACTGGTGCGGGTCGACGGTGTGGTGCATGAACGAATCGACCGGTTGTTACTGCACCTGTTCGAACATCAGATCCACCACCGCGGCCAGGTGCATTCGATGCTCAGTGGCACCGGTATCCAGCCACCGCAACTCGATGAGTTCTTCCTCGATTGCGACCGTACGTTCCGGCAAAAAGAGGAGCAACAACTGCAACTCAACGAAGGGACTGTCTGGCGAGACTATCGGCCGGATTGA
- a CDS encoding dihydrodipicolinate synthase family protein — protein MSKRINWSGVFPAVTTQFNDDFSINLEKTHQVISNVIRDGVSGLVVCGSVGENTSLSAEEKIAVTEVAVDASRGRVPVICGVAEFTSVQAAKVANAVRKVGVDGVMLMPALVYGSKPFETAEHFRYVARHADVPLMVYNNPPIYKNDVTPDILISLADCDNVVCFKDSSGDTRRFIDVRNEVGDRFVLFAGLDDVVLESLAVGAEGWVSGMSNVFPKEGETIFRLARAGRFAEAMPIYEWLMPILHLDARADLVQCIKLCEAIAGRGSALTRPPRLALPEEDRVYVEQIMAKAMANRPALPDVGL, from the coding sequence ATGAGCAAACGCATCAACTGGAGCGGCGTTTTCCCCGCCGTCACCACGCAATTCAACGACGACTTTTCCATCAACCTGGAAAAAACCCACCAAGTGATTTCCAACGTCATCCGTGACGGCGTTTCCGGCCTGGTGGTCTGCGGTTCGGTGGGGGAAAACACCTCCCTGAGCGCCGAAGAGAAAATCGCCGTGACCGAAGTCGCGGTGGACGCTTCTCGCGGCCGCGTGCCGGTGATTTGCGGCGTCGCCGAATTCACCAGCGTGCAAGCCGCCAAGGTTGCCAACGCGGTGCGCAAGGTCGGCGTCGACGGGGTGATGTTGATGCCGGCGCTGGTCTACGGCTCCAAGCCATTCGAGACCGCCGAGCATTTCCGCTATGTGGCCCGCCATGCCGACGTGCCATTGATGGTCTACAACAACCCGCCGATCTACAAGAATGATGTGACCCCGGACATCCTGATTTCCCTGGCCGATTGCGACAACGTGGTGTGCTTCAAGGATTCCTCTGGCGACACCCGGCGGTTCATCGACGTGCGCAATGAAGTCGGCGACCGTTTCGTGCTGTTCGCCGGTCTCGACGACGTGGTGCTGGAAAGCCTCGCCGTGGGTGCCGAAGGCTGGGTCTCGGGCATGTCCAACGTGTTCCCGAAAGAAGGCGAGACCATTTTCCGCCTGGCCCGTGCCGGACGCTTTGCCGAGGCGATGCCGATCTACGAATGGCTGATGCCGATCCTGCACCTGGACGCCCGCGCCGACCTGGTGCAATGCATCAAGCTGTGCGAAGCCATCGCCGGCCGCGGCAGCGCCCTCACCCGCCCACCGCGCCTGGCCCTGCCGGAAGAGGACCGGGTGTATGTGGAACAGATCATGGCCAAGGCCATGGCGAATCGGCCGGCGTTGCCGGATGTGGGGCTTTAG
- a CDS encoding trans-3-hydroxy-L-proline dehydratase, whose amino-acid sequence MRSSKIIHVVSCHAEGEVGDVIVGGVAPPPGATVWEQSRWIAQDQTLRNFVLNEPRGGVFRHVNLLVPAKDPRAHMAWIIMEPADTPPMSGSNSLCVATVLLDSGILPMTEPQTRLVLEAPGGLIEAVADCRDGKVQRVEIKNVPSFADRLDAWIEVEGLGSLQVDTAYGGDSFVIVDAQRLGFAIRPDEAAELVAVGLKITRAANEQLGFVHPLNPDWSHISFCQIAAPIVQENGIATGANAVVIQPGKIDRSPTGTGCSARMAVLHAKGLMQVGERFIGRSIIGSEFHCRIDSLTDVAGRPAIYPCIAGRAWITGTHQLLLDPADPWPQGYRLSDTWPGA is encoded by the coding sequence ATGCGCTCATCTAAAATCATCCATGTAGTCAGTTGCCACGCCGAAGGCGAAGTCGGCGATGTGATCGTCGGCGGCGTCGCCCCTCCACCTGGCGCCACGGTGTGGGAGCAATCGCGCTGGATCGCCCAGGACCAGACCCTGCGCAACTTCGTCCTCAACGAACCCCGTGGCGGTGTGTTCCGTCACGTCAACCTGCTGGTGCCGGCCAAGGACCCTCGGGCGCACATGGCCTGGATCATCATGGAACCGGCCGACACACCGCCGATGTCCGGCTCAAACTCCCTGTGCGTGGCCACCGTGTTGCTGGACAGCGGCATCCTGCCGATGACTGAACCCCAGACCCGACTGGTGCTGGAAGCACCGGGCGGCCTGATCGAGGCCGTGGCCGACTGCCGCGACGGCAAGGTACAACGGGTCGAGATCAAGAACGTACCCTCCTTCGCCGACCGCCTCGATGCCTGGATCGAAGTCGAGGGCCTGGGCTCGTTGCAGGTGGACACCGCCTACGGCGGCGACAGTTTTGTCATCGTCGACGCCCAGCGCCTGGGCTTTGCCATCCGCCCGGACGAAGCCGCCGAGTTGGTGGCGGTGGGCTTGAAAATCACCCGGGCCGCCAACGAACAACTGGGCTTCGTACACCCGTTGAATCCTGATTGGTCGCACATCTCGTTCTGCCAGATCGCCGCGCCCATCGTCCAGGAGAACGGCATTGCCACTGGCGCCAACGCCGTGGTGATCCAGCCCGGCAAGATCGACCGCTCCCCCACCGGCACCGGTTGTTCCGCGCGCATGGCGGTATTGCACGCCAAGGGCCTGATGCAGGTGGGCGAGCGGTTCATCGGACGGTCGATCATCGGTTCCGAGTTCCACTGTCGTATTGACTCGCTGACCGACGTGGCCGGACGCCCGGCGATTTATCCGTGCATTGCCGGACGGGCGTGGATCACCGGAACCCATCAACTGTTGCTCGACCCGGCCGACCCGTGGCCGCAGGGCTATCGGCTTTCAGATACCTGGCCTGGCGCATGA
- a CDS encoding amino acid ABC transporter ATP-binding protein, translated as MIEIENVHKSFGALEVVKGVSLTVDKGEVVSIIGGSGSGKSTLLMCINGLEPIQKGSIRVDGVEVHDRATDLNRLRQKIGIVFQQWNAFPHLTVLENVMLAPRKVLGKSQQDAEALAVTQLEHVGLGDKLKAFPGKLSGGQQQRMAIARALAMSPDYMLFDEATSALDPQLVGEVLDTMRMLAEDGMTMVLVTHEIRFARDVSDRVAFFCNGRVHEIGPPDQVIGNPMQPETAAFLKSVK; from the coding sequence ATGATTGAGATCGAAAACGTGCACAAATCCTTCGGCGCCCTGGAAGTGGTCAAGGGCGTGAGCCTGACCGTGGACAAGGGTGAGGTGGTGTCGATCATCGGCGGTTCGGGATCTGGCAAGTCGACCCTGCTGATGTGCATCAACGGCCTGGAACCGATCCAGAAAGGCAGCATTCGCGTGGACGGCGTCGAGGTTCATGACCGCGCCACCGACCTCAATCGCTTGCGGCAAAAGATTGGCATCGTGTTCCAGCAATGGAATGCCTTTCCCCACCTGACGGTGCTGGAAAACGTGATGCTGGCGCCACGCAAGGTACTGGGCAAGAGCCAGCAGGACGCCGAGGCCCTGGCGGTGACGCAGCTGGAACACGTAGGCCTGGGGGACAAGCTCAAGGCCTTCCCCGGCAAGTTGTCCGGCGGCCAGCAACAGCGCATGGCCATCGCCCGGGCCCTGGCGATGTCACCGGACTACATGTTGTTCGACGAAGCCACCTCGGCCCTGGACCCGCAGCTGGTGGGCGAAGTATTGGACACCATGCGCATGCTCGCCGAAGACGGCATGACCATGGTGCTGGTGACTCACGAGATTCGCTTTGCCCGGGATGTATCCGATCGGGTGGCGTTCTTTTGCAACGGGCGGGTCCATGAGATCGGGCCGCCGGACCAGGTGATTGGCAACCCGATGCAGCCGGAGACGGCGGCGTTTCTCAAGTCGGTGAAGTAG